One region of Bradyrhizobium betae genomic DNA includes:
- a CDS encoding amino acid ABC transporter substrate-binding protein → MKRVTLALTLALAAGLTAQAADAQTLKTVKDRGTLSCGVSQGLPGFSSPDDKGNWTGLDVDVCRAIAAAIFNDPTKVKFVPLSAKDRFTALQSGEVDVLSRNTTWTLSRDTSLGANFTGVTYYDGQGFMVKKSLKVNSALELNSASVCVQTGTTTEQNLADYFKANNMKYEVIAFGTNDETVKAYEAGRCDVFTTDQSGLYANRLKLANPNDHMVLPEIISKEPLGPMVRHGDDQWFDIVKWSLFALITTEELGVTSKNVDEKAKLENPELKRVLGSDGNFGEQLGLTKDWVVRITKAVGNYGEVFDRNVGAGSPLAISRGLNNLWNKGGLQYAPPIR, encoded by the coding sequence ATGAAACGCGTAACCCTGGCTCTCACTCTCGCTCTCGCCGCCGGCCTGACTGCCCAAGCCGCCGATGCCCAAACGCTCAAGACCGTCAAGGATCGGGGCACGCTGTCCTGCGGCGTCAGCCAGGGCCTGCCGGGCTTCTCCTCGCCCGACGACAAGGGCAACTGGACCGGCCTCGACGTCGACGTCTGCCGCGCCATCGCCGCCGCCATCTTCAACGATCCGACCAAGGTCAAGTTCGTGCCGCTGTCCGCCAAGGATCGCTTCACGGCGCTGCAGTCCGGCGAAGTCGACGTGCTCTCGCGCAACACCACATGGACCCTCTCGCGCGACACCTCGCTCGGCGCCAATTTCACCGGCGTGACCTATTACGACGGGCAGGGCTTCATGGTGAAGAAGTCACTCAAGGTGAATTCGGCGCTCGAGCTCAACAGCGCCTCGGTCTGCGTGCAGACCGGCACCACCACCGAGCAGAATCTCGCCGACTACTTCAAGGCCAACAACATGAAGTACGAGGTGATCGCGTTCGGCACCAACGACGAAACCGTGAAGGCCTATGAAGCCGGCCGCTGCGACGTCTTCACCACCGACCAGTCGGGCCTCTACGCCAACCGCCTCAAGCTGGCCAATCCCAACGACCACATGGTGCTGCCCGAGATCATCTCGAAGGAGCCGCTCGGCCCGATGGTCCGGCACGGCGACGACCAGTGGTTCGACATCGTGAAATGGTCGCTGTTCGCCCTGATCACCACCGAAGAGCTCGGCGTGACCTCGAAGAACGTCGACGAGAAGGCGAAACTGGAAAATCCCGAGCTGAAGCGCGTGCTCGGCAGCGACGGCAATTTCGGCGAACAGCTCGGCCTGACCAAGGACTGGGTGGTGCGGATCACCAAGGCGGTCGGCAATTACGGCGAGGTGTTCGATCGCAATGTCGGCGCCGGCTCGCCGCTTGCCATCAGCCGCGGTCTCAACAACCTCTGGAACAAGGGCGGTCTCCAGTACGCGCCGCCGATCCGCTGA
- a CDS encoding amino acid ABC transporter permease produces the protein MSNEARKPPAQIALKIRRILGGKTGWNGVAVQFAFAAVLGWIGYEIVSNTRANLENQHIAAGFGFLRNNAGFDVNQTLISYTGSDTFLRVFVVGLLNTLVVSVVGIVFATLIGFIVALCRLSPNWLLSRIGELYVEVIRNLPVLFQILFWYLAVLAALPNPRQSISLLGIAFVSNRGLVIPRPIGEGGFEPFLAVLAFGIVASLLLRTYARRALFQRGQMIRIWPYVLGLLFGLPLASVLIFGLPFTFELPQLKGFNFAGGSRIIPEFVALTLALSTYTAAFIAEIVRAGILSVHSGQMEAGSSLGLSRGTTLRLIVVPQAMRVIVPPLTNQYLNLTKNSSLAVAIGYPDLVSVFAGTSLSQTGQAIEIIAMTMGVYLLISLLTSAVMSVYGWRISRSLGA, from the coding sequence ATGAGCAACGAGGCTCGAAAACCGCCGGCCCAGATCGCTCTGAAGATCAGGCGCATTCTGGGCGGCAAGACCGGCTGGAACGGCGTCGCCGTCCAGTTTGCCTTCGCTGCGGTTTTGGGCTGGATCGGCTATGAGATCGTCTCCAATACCCGCGCCAATCTCGAGAACCAGCACATCGCCGCCGGCTTCGGTTTCCTCCGGAACAATGCCGGCTTCGACGTCAACCAGACCCTGATCTCCTACACCGGCTCGGACACGTTCCTGCGCGTGTTCGTGGTCGGGCTTTTGAACACGCTCGTGGTCTCGGTGGTGGGCATCGTCTTCGCCACCTTGATCGGCTTCATCGTCGCGCTGTGCCGGCTGTCGCCCAATTGGCTGCTGTCGCGCATCGGCGAGCTCTACGTCGAGGTGATCCGCAACCTGCCGGTGCTGTTCCAGATCCTGTTCTGGTACCTGGCGGTGCTCGCGGCCCTGCCGAACCCGCGGCAGAGCATTTCGCTGCTCGGCATCGCCTTCGTCAGCAACCGTGGCCTCGTCATTCCACGCCCGATCGGCGAGGGCGGTTTCGAGCCGTTCCTGGCGGTGCTGGCATTCGGCATCGTGGCCTCTCTGCTGCTACGCACTTACGCGCGGCGCGCATTGTTTCAGCGCGGCCAGATGATCCGGATCTGGCCCTATGTGCTGGGCCTGCTGTTCGGGTTGCCGCTGGCAAGCGTCTTGATATTTGGTCTGCCCTTCACCTTCGAGCTGCCGCAGCTCAAGGGCTTCAATTTCGCCGGCGGCTCGCGCATCATCCCGGAATTCGTTGCGCTGACTTTGGCGCTGTCGACCTATACCGCCGCCTTCATCGCCGAGATCGTGCGCGCGGGCATCCTGTCCGTGCACAGCGGACAGATGGAGGCAGGCTCGTCGCTCGGCCTCAGCCGCGGCACCACGCTCCGGCTGATCGTCGTGCCGCAGGCGATGCGGGTCATCGTGCCGCCGCTGACCAACCAGTACCTCAATCTCACCAAGAATTCCTCGCTGGCGGTCGCGATCGGCTACCCCGACCTCGTCTCGGTATTCGCCGGCACCTCGCTGAGCCAGACCGGGCAGGCGATCGAGATCATCGCCATGACGATGGGCGTCTATTTGCTGATCTCGCTGCTCACCAGCGCCGTCATGAGCGTCTACGGGTGGCGCATCAGCCGGAGCCTCGGCGCATGA
- a CDS encoding efflux RND transporter periplasmic adaptor subunit has translation MLFKPDGKDDAKQGGATRSRGRGFVMTLITLAILGGLGYYGWTVWHQQPQQANGRNQRPDLPVPVLAATPRIQDVPVYLDGVGAIRALNTVTVRSQVDGKLIAVKFTEGQDVKKGDVLGEIDPALYQATYDQAVAKKAQDEAQLANQRIDLTRYEQLAASNAGSKQQADTQRALVAQTEALVKADQASIDNAAATLSYTRIVAPISGRAGLRQVDQGNIIHASDTTGLVVITQLQPIAVWFSLPQQQIMRVNAAAAKGTLAVDVFGNDGITVIDTGKLTGIDNQVDQTTGTLKLKAEFPNANYQLWPGQFVNVRLKVETLMQALVVPTSAVQRGPIGTFSYVIGEDNVVSAKPVTVTQQNEHDAVIASGLAANDRVVTTGFANLSDGSKVVVGRDDQTPSADLAPRKRARAPDGQKKDGQAKDTQKDSQKDGEPRAKRSSTEGDQKGQTGPAPGPARSPGAPGSGAKQP, from the coding sequence ATGCTCTTTAAGCCGGATGGCAAGGATGATGCGAAGCAGGGAGGCGCGACGAGGTCGCGCGGCCGCGGCTTCGTCATGACCCTGATCACGCTCGCGATCCTCGGCGGCCTCGGCTATTACGGCTGGACCGTCTGGCATCAACAGCCGCAGCAGGCGAACGGCCGCAACCAGCGGCCCGATCTGCCGGTCCCGGTGCTGGCGGCGACGCCGCGCATTCAGGATGTTCCTGTTTATCTCGACGGCGTCGGCGCGATCCGCGCGCTCAACACCGTGACCGTGCGCTCTCAGGTCGACGGCAAGCTGATTGCCGTGAAATTCACCGAAGGCCAGGACGTCAAGAAGGGCGACGTGCTCGGCGAGATCGATCCGGCGCTCTACCAGGCGACGTATGACCAGGCCGTCGCCAAGAAGGCGCAGGACGAGGCCCAGCTCGCCAACCAGCGCATCGATCTCACGCGCTACGAGCAACTCGCTGCCTCCAACGCCGGCTCCAAGCAGCAGGCCGACACGCAGCGCGCGCTGGTCGCGCAGACCGAGGCACTGGTCAAGGCCGACCAGGCCTCGATCGACAACGCGGCGGCGACGCTGAGCTACACCAGGATCGTCGCGCCGATCTCCGGCCGCGCCGGCCTGCGCCAGGTCGACCAGGGCAACATCATCCACGCCTCGGACACCACGGGTCTGGTGGTGATCACGCAGTTGCAGCCGATCGCGGTGTGGTTCAGCCTGCCGCAGCAGCAGATCATGCGCGTCAACGCGGCGGCGGCGAAGGGCACGCTCGCCGTCGACGTGTTCGGCAATGACGGCATCACGGTGATCGACACCGGCAAGCTCACCGGCATCGACAACCAGGTCGACCAGACCACGGGCACGCTCAAGCTCAAGGCCGAATTCCCCAACGCCAATTACCAGCTTTGGCCGGGCCAGTTCGTCAATGTCCGCCTCAAGGTCGAGACCCTGATGCAGGCGCTGGTGGTGCCGACGTCGGCGGTGCAGCGCGGACCGATCGGCACCTTCAGTTATGTCATCGGTGAGGACAACGTCGTCTCGGCCAAGCCCGTGACGGTGACGCAGCAGAACGAGCATGATGCGGTCATCGCCAGCGGCCTGGCGGCGAACGACAGGGTCGTCACCACGGGCTTTGCGAATCTGTCCGACGGCTCCAAGGTGGTCGTCGGCCGCGACGACCAGACCCCGTCGGCCGATCTCGCACCGCGCAAGCGGGCGCGCGCGCCGGATGGCCAGAAGAAGGACGGTCAGGCCAAGGATACTCAAAAGGATAGTCAAAAGGACGGCGAGCCTCGCGCCAAGCGCAGCAGCACTGAAGGCGACCAGAAGGGGCAGACCGGGCCGGCACCGGGACCTGCACGAAGTCCTGGGGCACCGGGATCTGGAGCCAAGCAGCCATGA
- the metC gene encoding cystathionine beta-lyase — translation MDSSHPSQQQAETRLVTSGRDTKAQKGFVNPPVFHGSTVLYPTAEDLHAHRGEFTYGRHGSPTTKAFQETLMALEGPQCAGVGIVPSGLSAISTTLLSVLKTGDHVLVCDNVYRPTRNFCNGMLARLGIETSYFDPLIGAGIDRLFKPNTRAVLVEAPGSQSFEMPDIRAIAEVAHARGALVIDDNTWATPLYHRSLEQGVDISMQAATKYIGGHSDIMFGTISANAKAWPQITEGIRLLGVCAGPDDVFLALRGLRTLSVRLAQHHRSGLDMARWLASRPEVARVLHPALETDPGHAIWKRDFTGASGLFSIVLKPAPQTAVDTMLNTLKLFGMGFSWGGFESLVIPFDCDGYRTATKWAPGGPTLRIHIGLESTDDLKADLDRGFAALKAAM, via the coding sequence ATGGATTCCTCGCACCCCTCCCAGCAGCAGGCCGAGACCCGGCTGGTCACCTCCGGCCGCGACACCAAGGCGCAGAAGGGTTTCGTCAATCCGCCCGTGTTCCACGGCTCGACCGTGCTCTATCCGACCGCCGAGGACCTGCACGCCCATCGCGGCGAATTCACCTATGGCCGCCACGGCTCCCCCACCACCAAGGCGTTTCAAGAGACGCTGATGGCGCTGGAGGGGCCGCAATGTGCCGGCGTCGGCATCGTGCCGTCGGGGCTGTCGGCGATCTCCACCACCCTGCTCTCGGTGCTGAAGACCGGCGACCATGTGCTGGTGTGCGACAACGTCTATCGCCCCACGCGCAATTTCTGCAACGGCATGCTCGCGCGCCTCGGCATCGAGACCAGCTATTTCGATCCGCTGATCGGCGCCGGCATCGACAGACTGTTCAAGCCGAACACACGCGCCGTGCTGGTCGAGGCGCCGGGCTCGCAGTCGTTCGAGATGCCGGACATTCGCGCCATCGCCGAAGTCGCGCATGCGCGCGGCGCGCTGGTCATCGACGACAACACCTGGGCGACGCCGCTCTATCACCGCTCGCTCGAGCAGGGCGTCGACATCAGCATGCAGGCCGCCACCAAATATATCGGCGGCCATTCCGACATCATGTTCGGCACGATCTCGGCGAACGCCAAGGCCTGGCCGCAGATCACTGAGGGCATTCGCCTGCTCGGCGTCTGCGCCGGACCCGACGACGTCTTCCTCGCGCTGCGCGGCCTGCGCACTCTGTCGGTGCGCCTGGCGCAGCATCATCGCTCCGGGCTCGACATGGCGCGCTGGCTCGCGAGCCGCCCGGAGGTCGCACGCGTCCTGCATCCGGCGCTGGAGACCGATCCTGGCCACGCGATCTGGAAGCGCGATTTCACCGGCGCCTCCGGCCTGTTCAGCATCGTGCTGAAGCCGGCGCCACAGACAGCCGTCGACACCATGCTCAACACGCTCAAGCTGTTCGGCATGGGCTTTTCCTGGGGCGGCTTCGAGAGCCTCGTGATTCCCTTCGATTGCGACGGCTATCGCACCGCGACCAAGTGGGCACCGGGCGGGCCTACCTTGCGTATTCACATCGGCCTCGAAAGCACCGACGACCTCAAGGCCGATCTCGATCGCGGCTTCGCTGCCCTCAAAGCAGCAATGTGA
- a CDS encoding amino acid ABC transporter permease, with amino-acid sequence MSDIASSGYVRRDLLTERPAPVKTTGFIGLVRTRLFNSPTNILLTIVGALLLWFTIIPAVKFLMVDAVWAGKDRTACLTENAGFAVGACWPYIQAKLPQLIYGFYPEAERWRVNLTLALSVVLLVPLLIPRLPSKGLNAGLFFFAFPVVAFFLLHGGGIKGFGLSWTAGLLQLFDDSIIGAGQVLLSLSKTSAIAPLLWVVGNLIVLIGIAISWLIFPLVWLRDQIQGSGQSVWADVAITTVVVSLIAFVLGGGIRTGWRALASSIAAFVAIAVVIKLMGLDQGGLPVVTTNLWGGLLVTLVVSVTGIVTSLPIGIALALGRRSTIPLIRIFSIAFIEFWRGVPLITVLFFATYMLPLFLPGNFTVDGLVRALIGIALFTGAYQAENVRGGLAAIPRGQGEAAAALGLSWWKTTSLIVLPQALRHVIPNLVNSFISLFKDTSLVSIVALFDLLGSLRASFSDPKWSTPSTAFTGFAFAGIIYFIFCFGMSRYSLFVEHRLNAHRRN; translated from the coding sequence ATGAGCGATATCGCCTCGTCCGGCTATGTCCGCCGGGACCTGCTCACCGAGCGCCCCGCGCCGGTCAAGACCACGGGCTTCATCGGTCTCGTGCGCACGCGCCTGTTCAACTCGCCGACCAACATCCTGCTCACGATCGTCGGCGCCTTGCTGCTCTGGTTCACCATCATTCCCGCCGTGAAGTTCCTGATGGTCGATGCGGTCTGGGCCGGCAAGGATCGCACCGCGTGCCTGACCGAGAATGCCGGGTTCGCGGTCGGCGCCTGCTGGCCCTACATCCAGGCCAAGCTGCCGCAGCTGATCTACGGCTTCTATCCCGAGGCGGAACGCTGGCGGGTCAACCTCACGCTGGCGCTGTCCGTGGTCCTGCTGGTGCCGCTGCTGATTCCGCGGCTGCCGTCGAAGGGGCTCAACGCCGGCCTGTTCTTCTTCGCCTTTCCGGTGGTCGCCTTCTTCCTGCTGCATGGCGGCGGCATCAAGGGCTTTGGCCTGAGCTGGACGGCCGGCCTGCTGCAATTGTTCGACGACAGCATCATCGGCGCCGGGCAGGTGCTGCTCAGCCTCAGCAAGACCTCGGCGATTGCGCCGCTGCTCTGGGTCGTCGGCAACCTCATCGTGCTGATCGGCATCGCGATTTCCTGGCTGATCTTTCCGCTGGTCTGGCTGCGCGACCAGATCCAGGGCTCCGGCCAATCCGTCTGGGCCGATGTCGCCATCACGACCGTCGTCGTCTCGCTGATCGCCTTCGTGCTCGGCGGCGGTATTCGCACGGGTTGGCGCGCGCTCGCATCGAGCATCGCCGCCTTCGTCGCCATCGCGGTCGTGATCAAGCTGATGGGCCTCGATCAGGGCGGACTGCCGGTCGTGACGACGAATTTGTGGGGCGGCCTGCTGGTGACGCTGGTGGTCTCCGTCACCGGCATCGTCACCTCGCTGCCGATCGGCATCGCATTGGCGCTCGGCCGCCGTTCCACCATTCCGCTGATCCGGATTTTCTCGATCGCCTTCATCGAGTTCTGGCGCGGCGTGCCGCTGATCACCGTGCTGTTCTTTGCGACCTACATGCTGCCGCTGTTCCTGCCGGGCAATTTCACCGTCGACGGTCTGGTGCGCGCGCTGATCGGCATCGCGCTGTTCACCGGCGCCTATCAGGCCGAGAACGTCCGCGGCGGCCTTGCCGCGATCCCGCGCGGGCAGGGCGAGGCGGCTGCGGCGCTGGGGCTGTCGTGGTGGAAGACGACCTCGCTGATCGTGCTGCCGCAGGCGCTGCGCCACGTCATTCCGAACCTCGTCAACAGCTTCATCTCGCTGTTCAAGGATACGTCGCTGGTCTCGATCGTGGCGCTGTTCGACCTGCTCGGCTCGCTCCGGGCATCGTTCTCGGACCCGAAATGGTCGACGCCGTCCACGGCCTTCACCGGCTTTGCCTTTGCCGGCATCATCTACTTCATCTTCTGCTTTGGAATGTCGCGCTATTCGCTCTTCGTCGAGCATCGCCTCAACGCTCACCGCCGCAACTGA
- a CDS encoding efflux transporter outer membrane subunit, whose amino-acid sequence MRRSVGSASWTRRAVRWLGALCLAASSGACVLTQDLPDPALDVPAQYKYAGKADAPPTLDWWRGFRSAELTQLMEEAQTVNLDIAAAVARIVQADAQARQAGAALLPSLSGSGSETYSRTSGSSSSGLTNGGREVVNYSASLSASYQLDFWGQNRDALQTAEETANANRFDRDVVALTTLSAVANAYFQVLASQDRIRTSQRNIASAQRILDAVRERRKAGTGTDLDVAQQESVLANQKALVPPLRQTLDQNVNALAVLVSRPPESVRVLGGSLNTVAIPRVTPGLPSEILTQRPDIRRQEAQLASATANIGNARAQFFPTIQLTGNGGYQSAALVSLFQPHAAFFQLVGSATQPIFDGGKILGNFEFAKARQDELLQTYRKTIIQSFADVDNALFSIKQTTIKLQLQRDVVTASRRAFDLAEQQLRAGTADIVTVLNTQLTLFSAEDALSQAQLARLLAIVSLYQALGGGWEPRMEKPVNAL is encoded by the coding sequence ATGCGGCGGTCTGTTGGCTCTGCGTCCTGGACGCGGCGGGCGGTGCGCTGGCTCGGCGCGCTGTGCCTTGCCGCCAGTTCGGGCGCCTGCGTGCTGACTCAGGATCTGCCGGATCCCGCGCTGGATGTCCCCGCGCAATACAAATACGCCGGCAAGGCGGACGCGCCGCCGACGCTGGATTGGTGGCGCGGCTTCCGCTCGGCGGAGCTGACGCAACTGATGGAAGAGGCGCAGACCGTCAACCTCGATATCGCCGCCGCCGTCGCGCGCATCGTCCAGGCCGATGCCCAGGCGCGGCAGGCCGGCGCGGCGCTGCTGCCGAGCCTGTCGGGGAGCGGTTCCGAAACCTACTCGCGCACTTCAGGATCGAGCTCGTCGGGCCTCACCAATGGCGGCCGCGAGGTCGTCAATTATTCGGCCTCGCTCAGCGCCAGCTACCAGCTCGATTTCTGGGGCCAGAATCGCGATGCGCTGCAGACCGCGGAAGAGACCGCCAATGCCAACCGCTTCGATCGCGACGTCGTCGCGCTGACGACACTCTCCGCCGTCGCCAACGCCTATTTCCAGGTGCTGGCCTCGCAGGATCGTATCAGGACCTCACAGCGCAACATCGCGAGCGCGCAGCGCATCCTCGATGCCGTCCGCGAGCGCCGCAAGGCCGGCACCGGCACCGACCTCGACGTCGCCCAGCAGGAGAGCGTGCTCGCCAACCAGAAGGCGCTGGTGCCGCCGCTGCGCCAGACGCTCGACCAGAACGTCAACGCGCTCGCCGTGCTGGTGTCGCGGCCGCCCGAGAGCGTCCGCGTGCTCGGCGGCTCGCTGAACACGGTCGCCATTCCGCGCGTGACGCCCGGCCTGCCGTCGGAGATCCTGACGCAGCGGCCGGATATCCGCCGGCAGGAGGCGCAGCTCGCCTCCGCCACGGCGAACATAGGCAATGCCCGCGCGCAGTTCTTCCCGACCATCCAGCTCACCGGCAATGGCGGCTATCAGAGCGCGGCGCTGGTGTCGCTGTTCCAGCCGCATGCGGCGTTCTTCCAGCTCGTCGGCAGCGCGACGCAACCGATCTTCGACGGCGGCAAGATCCTCGGCAATTTCGAATTCGCCAAGGCGCGGCAGGACGAGTTGCTGCAGACCTACCGCAAGACCATCATCCAGTCCTTTGCCGACGTCGACAACGCGCTGTTCTCGATCAAGCAGACCACGATCAAGCTGCAATTACAGCGCGATGTCGTCACCGCCTCGCGGCGCGCCTTCGATCTCGCCGAGCAGCAATTGCGCGCCGGCACCGCCGACATCGTGACCGTGCTCAACACCCAACTGACCCTGTTCTCGGCGGAAGATGCGCTGTCGCAGGCCCAACTCGCACGGCTTCTCGCCATCGTCAGCCTGTATCAGGCGCTCGGCGGCGGCTGGGAGCCGCGCATGGAGAAACCGGTCAATGCTCTTTAA
- a CDS encoding cysteine synthase A, translated as MIIKNDVVEAIGNTPLIKLKRASELTGCTILGKAEFMNPGQSVKDRAGKWMILEAEKRGELKPGGLVVESTAGNTGIGLAVVASARGYRTLIVIPETQSQEKKDFLKLCGAELLESPALPYSNPNSYQHVGRRLADELRKTEPNGVLFADQWNNLDNAKAHYESTGPEIWEQTGGKVDGFVCSVGSGGTLAGISRYLKEKNKDVRIACADPHGAGMYEYFRTGDPKATPGGSITEGIGLGRATAIVESAKVDDAYLIPDTDAVTVIYELLQHEGLCLGGSSGINIAGAMRLAKQLGPGKTIVTILCDSGSRYQSKLFNADFMRAKNLPVPEWLEKRSNIKLPFV; from the coding sequence ATGATCATCAAGAACGACGTTGTCGAAGCCATCGGCAACACCCCGCTGATCAAGCTGAAGCGCGCCTCCGAACTGACCGGATGCACCATTCTGGGCAAGGCCGAGTTCATGAATCCCGGCCAGTCGGTCAAGGACCGCGCCGGCAAATGGATGATCCTGGAGGCCGAGAAGCGCGGCGAGCTCAAGCCCGGCGGTCTGGTGGTGGAATCGACCGCCGGCAATACCGGCATCGGCCTTGCGGTCGTTGCGAGCGCCCGCGGCTACCGCACGCTGATCGTGATCCCGGAGACGCAGAGCCAGGAGAAGAAGGACTTCCTGAAGCTGTGCGGCGCCGAGCTGCTGGAATCGCCGGCGCTGCCCTATTCCAATCCGAACAGCTACCAGCATGTCGGCCGCAGGCTCGCCGACGAGCTGCGCAAGACCGAGCCGAACGGCGTGCTGTTCGCCGACCAATGGAACAACCTCGACAATGCCAAGGCGCATTACGAGTCCACGGGTCCGGAGATCTGGGAGCAGACCGGCGGCAAGGTCGACGGCTTCGTCTGCTCGGTGGGCAGCGGCGGCACGCTCGCCGGCATCAGCCGCTATCTGAAGGAGAAGAACAAGGACGTTCGCATCGCCTGCGCCGATCCGCATGGCGCGGGCATGTACGAATATTTCAGGACCGGCGACCCCAAGGCGACGCCCGGCGGCTCGATCACGGAAGGCATTGGGCTTGGCCGCGCGACCGCGATCGTCGAGTCCGCCAAGGTGGACGATGCCTATCTCATTCCCGATACCGACGCCGTCACCGTGATCTACGAACTGCTCCAGCACGAAGGCCTGTGCCTCGGCGGCTCCAGCGGCATCAACATCGCCGGCGCGATGCGGCTGGCCAAACAGCTCGGACCCGGCAAGACGATCGTGACCATCCTCTGCGATTCCGGCAGCCGTTATCAGTCGAAGCTGTTCAACGCCGACTTCATGCGCGCCAAGAACCTGCCCGTGCCGGAATGGCTGGAGAAGCGCAGCAACATCAAGCTGCCGTTCGTCTAG
- a CDS encoding amino acid ABC transporter ATP-binding protein codes for MSDPIVKISGLNKWYGEFHVLRDIDLEVHKGERIVICGPSGSGKSTLIRCINALEEFQEGEIVVDGIALGPNLKHVDAVRREVGMVFQSFNLFPHLTVLDNCTLAPIWVRNIPKKEAEANAMKFLERVKIPHQANKFPGQMSGGQQQRVAIARALTMNPKVMLFDEPTSALDPEMVKEVLDTMVDLAEEGMTMLVVTHEMGFAREVANRVVFMDAGQIIEANTPNEFFAAPQHARTKLFLSQILR; via the coding sequence ATGTCCGACCCCATCGTCAAGATTTCCGGCCTCAACAAATGGTACGGCGAGTTTCACGTGCTGCGCGACATCGACCTCGAGGTCCACAAGGGCGAGCGCATCGTGATCTGCGGCCCCTCGGGCTCCGGCAAGTCGACCCTGATCCGCTGCATCAACGCGCTGGAGGAATTCCAGGAGGGCGAGATCGTCGTCGATGGCATCGCGCTCGGGCCGAACCTCAAGCATGTCGACGCCGTGCGCCGCGAAGTCGGCATGGTGTTCCAGAGCTTCAACCTGTTCCCGCATCTGACGGTGCTGGACAATTGCACGCTGGCGCCGATCTGGGTGCGCAACATCCCCAAGAAGGAAGCCGAGGCCAACGCGATGAAATTCCTGGAGCGGGTCAAGATCCCGCATCAGGCCAACAAGTTTCCGGGGCAGATGTCCGGCGGCCAGCAGCAGCGCGTCGCGATCGCGCGCGCGCTGACCATGAACCCGAAGGTGATGCTGTTCGACGAGCCGACCTCGGCGCTCGATCCTGAGATGGTCAAGGAGGTGCTCGACACCATGGTCGACCTCGCCGAGGAGGGCATGACCATGCTGGTGGTGACCCACGAGATGGGCTTTGCCCGCGAGGTCGCCAATCGCGTCGTGTTCATGGACGCCGGCCAGATCATCGAGGCCAACACCCCGAACGAATTCTTTGCCGCTCCCCAGCACGCGCGGACGAAGCTGTTCCTGAGCCAGATCCTGCGGTGA